The following are encoded together in the Streptomyces sp. NBC_01465 genome:
- a CDS encoding ABC transporter permease produces MTGEVKHSSPARPDRPPPPAGKHPSGRRTWRQSLRRDWQLYSLAVLPVTFFLVFRYLPMIGNVIAFRRFQPGGSVLGEHWVGLRYVQMFLEDPTFWQVFRNTLWIGLLTLAFCFPIPIVLALLLNEVRTRALKRFVQSVSYLPHFLSVVIVAGMTMQMLSGDGPVNHALTYLGHDKISFLQEAGWFRTVYVSSEIWQTAGWGTILYLAALTTIDQDLYEAARIDGANRWQQMWHVTLPGIRPTMITLLILNIGAFMAVGFEKIMLLYNPLTYSTGDVVSTYLYRTGIESNSFSYAAAIGLFEAVIGLVLITTANRLSRRTVGTSLW; encoded by the coding sequence GTGACCGGCGAGGTGAAGCACAGCTCACCCGCCCGGCCCGATCGCCCCCCGCCCCCTGCCGGGAAGCACCCCTCCGGCCGCCGCACCTGGCGCCAGTCACTGCGCCGCGACTGGCAGTTGTACTCGCTGGCCGTGCTGCCCGTGACGTTCTTCCTGGTCTTCCGCTATCTGCCGATGATCGGCAACGTCATCGCGTTCCGCCGCTTCCAGCCGGGCGGGTCCGTCCTCGGCGAGCACTGGGTGGGCCTTCGCTATGTGCAGATGTTTCTCGAAGACCCCACGTTCTGGCAGGTGTTCCGCAACACGCTCTGGATCGGTCTGCTGACGCTGGCCTTCTGCTTCCCGATCCCGATCGTGCTCGCGCTGCTGCTCAACGAGGTCCGCACCCGGGCCCTGAAGCGCTTCGTGCAGTCGGTGTCGTACCTGCCGCACTTCCTCTCCGTCGTGATCGTCGCGGGCATGACGATGCAGATGCTCTCCGGGGACGGTCCGGTCAACCACGCCCTGACGTATCTCGGGCACGACAAGATCTCGTTCCTCCAGGAGGCCGGCTGGTTCCGCACGGTCTACGTCTCTTCGGAGATCTGGCAGACCGCGGGCTGGGGCACGATCCTCTATCTCGCCGCACTGACCACCATCGACCAGGATCTGTACGAGGCGGCGCGCATCGACGGTGCCAACCGCTGGCAGCAGATGTGGCACGTCACGCTGCCCGGCATCCGCCCGACCATGATCACGCTGCTGATCCTCAACATCGGCGCGTTCATGGCGGTCGGCTTCGAGAAGATCATGCTGCTCTACAACCCGCTGACGTACTCGACGGGCGACGTGGTCTCCACGTACCTCTACCGGACCGGCATCGAGTCCAACAGCTTCAGCTACGCGGCCGCCATCGGCCTCTTCGAGGCGGTCATCGGCCTGGTCCTGATCACGACCGCCAACCGGCTGTCGCGCCGCACAGTGGGGACGAGCCTGTGGTGA